One genomic region from Augochlora pura isolate Apur16 chromosome 7, APUR_v2.2.1, whole genome shotgun sequence encodes:
- the LOC144473451 gene encoding odorant receptor 10-like isoform X3: MKPVSVQEPSVGDSRNPHYEKDIVYIFKIARWILNSIGIWPNLLENGNQFLPKIVIGLWNVILLFSIVPFTLYLSIEEKDLVMRLKLIGLFSFCTVTLLKYWALTACKSNLKYCIEFVQHDWKVVEHREHRELMLKYGNVGRNLTLMCLVFMYSGGFMYHTIMQYAIGTFVDENNRTIKPLVYPMYSGLFDPQESPYYELVYAAHSLCGYLTYSVTIGACALAALFVTHVCGQVDIMILRLQNLAGLKENGDLHRQLVKIVQHHIRTLRFSTVVGTLLQEVCFLEFIGSTFMICLLEYYIITDWEVNNTLSLVTYFMLLLSLMFNIFILCYIGDLLVEMTGNIGSLCFMTEWYQFPVETMRCLILIIAMSNNPAKMTAGDIAVLNLSTFGSILKTSLAYLSFLRQAVM, from the exons ATGAAGCCTGTCTCGGTTCAAGAACCGAGCGTCGGCGATTCGCGGAACCCACATTACGAGAAGGACATCGTCTACATCTTTAAGATCGCCAGATGGATATTGAATTCGATCGGCATCTGGCCGAATCTGTTGGAGAACGGTAACCAATTTCTTCCGAAGATCGTGATTGGACTCTGGAACGTTATTCTATTGTTTTCGATAGTACCGTTCACTTTGTATCTCTCGATCGAGGAGAAGGATCTAGTGATGAGATTGAAGCTGATTGGTCTGTTTAGTTTTTGTACGGTAACGCTGCTGAAGTATTGGGCGCTCACCGCGTGCAAATCGAACCTCAAGTACTGCATCGAATTTGTTCAGCACGATTGGAAAGTG GTGGAGCACAGGGAGCACCGCGAGCTGATGCTGAAGTACGGCAACGTCGGACGAAATTTAACGCTGATGTGCCTGGTGTTCATGTACTCGGGCGGTTTCATGTACCACACGATCATGCAGTACGCGATCGGCACCTTCGTCGACGAGAACAATCGCACGATCAAGCCGCTGGTTTATCCAATGTACAGCGGCCTCTTCGACCCGCAAGAGAGCCCATATTACGAATTGGTGTACGCTGCTCACAGTTTATGCGGCTACTTGACTTATTCCGTGACGATCGGCGCTTGCGCATTAGCCGCGTTGTTCGTCACACACGTGTGCGGCCAGGTCGACATCATGATACTGAGACTCCAAAACTTGGCCGGCCTCAAGGAGAACGGGGATCTGCATCGGCAATTAGTAAAGATCGTCCAGCATCACATACGAACGCTGAG ATTTTCGACAGTGGTAGGGACGCTTCTGCAAGAAGTATGTTTTTTGGAATTCATTGGTTCCACTTTTATGATATGTCTCCtcgaatattatatcataacg GATTGGGAGGTCAACAACACGCTCAGTCTTGTTACGTACTTTATGCTGCTGTTATCATTAATGTTCAATATATTCATACTGTGCTACATTGGAGATCTTCTGGTCGAGATG ACAGGTAATATTGGATCATTGTGTTTCATGACCGAATGGTATCAATTCCCCGTCGAAACGATGCGCTGTCTAATCTTGATTATCGCCATGTCTAATAATCCGGCGAAAATGACCGCCGGCGACATAGCTGTATTAAACTTGTCTACATTCGGAAGC ATTTTGAAAACATCGTTGGCCTATTTAAGCTTTCTCCGACAAGCCGTTATGTAA
- the LOC144473444 gene encoding odorant receptor 85b-like produces the protein MMKPTTTVRTGNVRKSRNPHYDKDIVYIFKIAKWILNSIGIWPNLVENRNQFLPKIVILFWNVVLLFAIVPFTLYLSFEEKDVVMRLKLLGLFSFCTITLLKYWALAAYKSNLKYCIEFIQHDWMEVEKKEDRKLMLQYSNVGRNLTVICLVFMYSGGLMYHTILPYAVGTYVDENNRTIKPLVYPTYSGLFNPQDSPYYELVYAAHCLCGYLIYSVTIGACAMAALFVTHVCGQIDIMILRLQNLADLKENTNLHLQLVNIVQQHIRMLRYSTVVGTLLQEVCLLEFVGSTFITGMLEYDTLTDWNDNNTVGLITYFLLLISFLFNMFILCYIGELLVEKTGNVGLLCFTIDWYHLPIETIRGLILIIGMSRFPSKISAGKVADLNLSTFGNIIKTTLVYLSFLRTSVV, from the exons ATGATGAAACCTACGACGACAGTTCGAACGGGGAACGTTCGCAAATCGCGGAACCCGCATTACGACAAGGACATCGTCTACATCTTCAAGATCGCCAAATGGATACTGAATTCGATCGGCATTTGGCCGAACCTCGTGGAGAACCGTAACCAATTTCTTCCGAAAATCGTGATCCTATTCTGGAACGTTGTTCTATTGTTCGCGATCGTACCGTTCACATTGTATCTTTCGTTCGAGGAGAAGGACGTGGTGATGAGACTGAAGCTGCTCGGTCTGTTCAGCTTTTGCACGATAACGCTGCTGAAATATTGGGCGCTCGCCGCGTACAAGTCGAACCTCAAGTACTGCATCGAGTTCATTCAACACGATTGGATGGAG GTCGAGAAGAAAGAGGACCGGAAATTGATGTTACAGTATAGTAACGTCGGACGAAATTTGACAGTGATATGCCTGGTGTTCATGTATTCGGGCGGTCTGATGTACCACACGATCCTGCCGTACGCGGTCGGAACATACGTCGACGAGAACAATCGCACAATCAAGCCGCTGGTTTATCCTACGTACAGCGGCCTCTTCAACCCGCAAGATAGTCCTTATTACGAGTTGGTGTACGCTGCTCACTGTTTATGCGGCTACTTGATTTATTCCGTGACGATCGGTGCTTGCGCGATGGCCGCGTTGTTCGTCACTCACGTCTGCGGTCAGATCGACATCATGATACTGAGATTGCAGAACCTGGCCGATCTGAAGGAGAACACGAATCTGCATCTGCAATTGGTGAACATTGTACAGCAGCACATACGAATGCTAAG ATATTCGACAGTGGTAGGAACGCTTCTGCAAGAAGTATGTTTATTGGAGTTCGTTGGTTCGACTTTTATCACTGGTATGCTCGAATATGATACTCTAACG GATTGGAACGACAACAATACAGTCGGtcttattacatattttttgctactgatatcttttttattcaacATGTTCATACTGTGCTACATTGGAGAACTCCTGGTAGAAAAG ACCGGTAACGTTGGACTATTATGTTTCACAATCGACTGGTATCATCTCCCCATCGAAACGATACGCGGTTTAATTTTGATCATCGGTATGTCAAGGTTTCCCTCGAAAATCTCTGCCGGCAAGGTGGCCGACCTAAACCTGTCAACTTTCGGAAAC attatCAAAACCACGCTGGTCTATTTAAGTTTTCTACGAACGTCTGTTGTGTGA
- the LOC144473451 gene encoding uncharacterized protein LOC144473451 isoform X2, with protein MRRECSPSRGQSHSSFPGANMKPVSVQEPSVGDSRNPHYEKDIVYIFKIARWILNSIGIWPNLLENGNQFLPKIVIGLWNVILLFSIVPFTLYLSIEEKDLVMRLKLIGLFSFCTVTLLKYWALTACKSNLKYCIEFVQHDWKVVEHREHRELMLKYGNVGRNLTLMCLVFMYSGGFMYHTIMQYAIGTFVDENNRTIKPLVYPMYSGLFDPQESPYYELVYAAHSLCGYLTYSVTIGACALAALFVTHVCGQVDIMILRLQNLAGLKENGDLHRQLVKIVQHHIRTLRFSTVVGTLLQEVCFLEFIGSTFMICLLEYYIITDWEVNNTLSLVTYFMLLLSLMFNIFILCYIGDLLVEMDI; from the exons ATGCGGCGAGAGTGTTCCCCTTCGCGTGGACAGTCGCATTCAAGCTTCCCAGGCGCGAACATGAAGCCTGTCTCGGTTCAAGAACCGAGCGTCGGCGATTCGCGGAACCCACATTACGAGAAGGACATCGTCTACATCTTTAAGATCGCCAGATGGATATTGAATTCGATCGGCATCTGGCCGAATCTGTTGGAGAACGGTAACCAATTTCTTCCGAAGATCGTGATTGGACTCTGGAACGTTATTCTATTGTTTTCGATAGTACCGTTCACTTTGTATCTCTCGATCGAGGAGAAGGATCTAGTGATGAGATTGAAGCTGATTGGTCTGTTTAGTTTTTGTACGGTAACGCTGCTGAAGTATTGGGCGCTCACCGCGTGCAAATCGAACCTCAAGTACTGCATCGAATTTGTTCAGCACGATTGGAAAGTG GTGGAGCACAGGGAGCACCGCGAGCTGATGCTGAAGTACGGCAACGTCGGACGAAATTTAACGCTGATGTGCCTGGTGTTCATGTACTCGGGCGGTTTCATGTACCACACGATCATGCAGTACGCGATCGGCACCTTCGTCGACGAGAACAATCGCACGATCAAGCCGCTGGTTTATCCAATGTACAGCGGCCTCTTCGACCCGCAAGAGAGCCCATATTACGAATTGGTGTACGCTGCTCACAGTTTATGCGGCTACTTGACTTATTCCGTGACGATCGGCGCTTGCGCATTAGCCGCGTTGTTCGTCACACACGTGTGCGGCCAGGTCGACATCATGATACTGAGACTCCAAAACTTGGCCGGCCTCAAGGAGAACGGGGATCTGCATCGGCAATTAGTAAAGATCGTCCAGCATCACATACGAACGCTGAG ATTTTCGACAGTGGTAGGGACGCTTCTGCAAGAAGTATGTTTTTTGGAATTCATTGGTTCCACTTTTATGATATGTCTCCtcgaatattatatcataacg GATTGGGAGGTCAACAACACGCTCAGTCTTGTTACGTACTTTATGCTGCTGTTATCATTAATGTTCAATATATTCATACTGTGCTACATTGGAGATCTTCTGGTCGAGATG GATATCTAA
- the LOC144473451 gene encoding odorant receptor 10-like isoform X1 encodes MRRECSPSRGQSHSSFPGANMKPVSVQEPSVGDSRNPHYEKDIVYIFKIARWILNSIGIWPNLLENVPFTLYLSIEEKDLVMRLKLIGLFSFCTVTLLKYWALTACKSNLKYCIEFVQHDWKVVEHREHRELMLKYGNVGRNLTLMCLVFMYSGGFMYHTIMQYAIGTFVDENNRTIKPLVYPMYSGLFDPQESPYYELVYAAHSLCGYLTYSVTIGACALAALFVTHVCGQVDIMILRLQNLAGLKENGDLHRQLVKIVQHHIRTLRFSTVVGTLLQEVCFLEFIGSTFMICLLEYYIITDWEVNNTLSLVTYFMLLLSLMFNIFILCYIGDLLVEMTGNIGSLCFMTEWYQFPVETMRCLILIIAMSNNPAKMTAGDIAVLNLSTFGSILKTSLAYLSFLRQAVM; translated from the exons ATGCGGCGAGAGTGTTCCCCTTCGCGTGGACAGTCGCATTCAAGCTTCCCAGGCGCGAACATGAAGCCTGTCTCGGTTCAAGAACCGAGCGTCGGCGATTCGCGGAACCCACATTACGAGAAGGACATCGTCTACATCTTTAAGATCGCCAGATGGATATTGAATTCGATCGGCATCTGGCCGAATCTGTTGGAGAACG TACCGTTCACTTTGTATCTCTCGATCGAGGAGAAGGATCTAGTGATGAGATTGAAGCTGATTGGTCTGTTTAGTTTTTGTACGGTAACGCTGCTGAAGTATTGGGCGCTCACCGCGTGCAAATCGAACCTCAAGTACTGCATCGAATTTGTTCAGCACGATTGGAAAGTG GTGGAGCACAGGGAGCACCGCGAGCTGATGCTGAAGTACGGCAACGTCGGACGAAATTTAACGCTGATGTGCCTGGTGTTCATGTACTCGGGCGGTTTCATGTACCACACGATCATGCAGTACGCGATCGGCACCTTCGTCGACGAGAACAATCGCACGATCAAGCCGCTGGTTTATCCAATGTACAGCGGCCTCTTCGACCCGCAAGAGAGCCCATATTACGAATTGGTGTACGCTGCTCACAGTTTATGCGGCTACTTGACTTATTCCGTGACGATCGGCGCTTGCGCATTAGCCGCGTTGTTCGTCACACACGTGTGCGGCCAGGTCGACATCATGATACTGAGACTCCAAAACTTGGCCGGCCTCAAGGAGAACGGGGATCTGCATCGGCAATTAGTAAAGATCGTCCAGCATCACATACGAACGCTGAG ATTTTCGACAGTGGTAGGGACGCTTCTGCAAGAAGTATGTTTTTTGGAATTCATTGGTTCCACTTTTATGATATGTCTCCtcgaatattatatcataacg GATTGGGAGGTCAACAACACGCTCAGTCTTGTTACGTACTTTATGCTGCTGTTATCATTAATGTTCAATATATTCATACTGTGCTACATTGGAGATCTTCTGGTCGAGATG ACAGGTAATATTGGATCATTGTGTTTCATGACCGAATGGTATCAATTCCCCGTCGAAACGATGCGCTGTCTAATCTTGATTATCGCCATGTCTAATAATCCGGCGAAAATGACCGCCGGCGACATAGCTGTATTAAACTTGTCTACATTCGGAAGC ATTTTGAAAACATCGTTGGCCTATTTAAGCTTTCTCCGACAAGCCGTTATGTAA
- the LOC144473441 gene encoding uncharacterized protein LOC144473441 isoform X2 produces MVTMRARSSDEPWSYNDDYENDVNYTLGMCRWLLKPLGVWTYIYHRVNKVERVASVPLQMICFSSLLFIMVPSFYTMFFLEEDLQNVVKLLGPISFCMFSTIKYFLLGVRGNILRRCIKHVEQDWRTVRDPGHRAIMLKQASISRYLITVCVAFLYSGGMSYHTVMQFLSKERTTQNVTLRPVTYPCFNFLDTQSSPTYELVFLTHCFTAMVMQTITTAAYSLAATFVTHMCGQIQIQIARMDNLIGESWEKNHFRERIAVIVRDHTKVLRFSKDVEEALREVCLTEIVESTLIMCLLEYYCLMEWANSDAIAILTYIMLLISFTFIIFIFCYIGEVLSEQPNGSSCV; encoded by the exons ATGGTCACCATGCGTGCTCGATCGAGCGACGAGCCGTGGAGTTACAACGACGACTATGAAAACGATGTTAATTACACGTTAGGGATGTGTCGGTGGCTGTTGAAACCGCTGGGCGTGTGGACATACATTTACCATCGCGTGAACAAGGTGGAAAGGGTTGCTTCTGTCCCGCTGCAGATGATCTGCTTCTCAAGCCTGCTGTTCATCATGGTGCCGTCGTTTTACACCATGTTCTTCTTGGAGGAGGATCTGCAGAACGTGGTGAAGCTGCTCGGACCGATCAGCTTCTGCATGTTCTCCACGATCAAGTACTTTCTGCTCGGCGTGAGGGGGAACATCCTCCGCAGGTGCATCAAGCACGTGGAACAGGATTGGAGAACGGTGCGGGACCCCGGCCATCGCGCCATCATGCTGAAGCAAGCGTCCATCAGCAGGTACCTGATCACCGTCTGCGTGGCCTTCCTCTATTCGGGAGGTATGTCCTATCACACCGTGATGCAATTCTTGTCGAAGGAGAGAACGACCCAGAACGTCACGCTGAGGCCGGTCACTTATCCATGCTTCAACTTCCTCGACACTCAGTCCAGCCCTACCTACGAGCTCGTGTTCTTAACCCATTGTTTCACCGCGATGGTCATGCAGACCATCACCACCGCCGCTTACAGTCTGGCTGCCACCTTTGTCACCCATATGTGCGGCCAGATTCAGATACAAATAGCTCGAATGGACAATTTGATCGGCGAGTCTTGggagaaaaatcatttccgGGAGCGTATCGCTGTCATCGTGCGAGACCATACCAAGGTACTCAG GTTCTCTAAAGACGTCGAAGAAGCTTTGCGCGAGGTTTGCTTAACTGAGATCGTGGAATCGACGCTGATAATGTGTCTGCTCGAGTATTATTGTCTGATG GAATGGGCGAACAGCGACGCGATCGCGATACTGACGTACATAATGCTCTTGATCTCCTTCACCttcattatattcatattttgctACATAGGCGAAGTTCTATCCGAGCAg
- the LOC144473446 gene encoding uncharacterized protein LOC144473446 isoform X2: protein MRDRSGDRADYYLNNSNYKDDVNYTLEMCRWVMRPIGIWSFVYHRISKLEKLVSIVMLTLCFSDLLFSIIPPGHYLIFVEKNMYVTVKLLGPLGFCVSSMIKYLYLVLKGNVFKDCIVHVERDWQTVVDQRYRQIMLRQSSISRNLIILCAVFLYSGGMSYHTIMPFVSKPKMRGNVTLRPLIYPGYDTFFDSQASPTFSKNVEEALREICLTEIVESTFILCVLEYYCLLEWQNSDVVAIFTYFMLLVSFTFNISIFCYIGEILTEQCSKIGPAAYEINWYNLPSKKAHDLVLLSVVSNYPPKLTAGKIFTLSLNTFSSVMQSSVIYLNLLRTVMT, encoded by the exons ATGCGTGATCGGTCAGGCGACCGAGCTGACTACTACCTGAACAATTCCAATTACAAAGACGATGTGAACTACACTCTAGAAATGTGTCGGTGGGTGATGCGACCGATCGGCATTTGGTCGTTCGTCTACCACCGAATCAGCAAGCTAGAGAAACTGGTGTCGATCGTCATGCTGACATTGTGCTTCTCCGATTTGTTATTCTCCATCATACCGCCAGGACACTACCTAATCTTCGTGGAGAAGAACATGTACGTCACGGTGAAGCTGCTCGGCCCGCTCGGCTTTTGCGTGTCCTCCATGATCAAGTACCTTTACCTCGTCCTGAAAGGGAACGTTTTCAAAGACTGCATCGTCCACGTGGAGCGCGACTGGCAAACGGTGGTCGACCAACGCTACCGCCAGATCATGCTCAGGCAATCGTCCATCAGCCGTAACCTGATCATCTTGTGCGCGGTCTTCCTTTACAGCGGCGGCATGTCTTATCACACCATTATGCCGTTCGTCTCGAAACCGAAGATGCGTGGCAACGTGACGTTGAGACCGTTGATTTATCCTGGTTACGACACGTTCTTCGACAGCCAAGCCAGTCCCAC ATTTTCTAAGAACGTTGAAGAAGCTCTGCGCGAGATATGTCTAACAGAGATCGTGGAGTCGACGTTCATTTTGTGTGTGCTCGAATACTACTGTCTACTG GAATGGCAGAACAGCGACGTCGTTGCGATATTCACGTATTTCATGTTGCTCGTTTCCTTCACATTTAACATATcgatattttgttacataggTGAAATTTTGACCGAACAG tgCAGCAAGATTGGTCCAGCCGCCTATGAAATCAACTGGTACAATTTACCATCAAAAAAGGCTCACGATTTAGTTCTATTGAGTGTTGTGTCCAACTATCCTCCGAAACTAACagctggaaaaatatttaccttATCTCTAAACACGTTCAGCTCT GTAATGCAGTCGtcggttatttatttaaatttgctaCGCACAGTTATGACCTAA
- the LOC144473439 gene encoding uncharacterized protein LOC144473439 isoform X1, translating to MVKKSTATMEADFSGSSDYSLQVNRWYLKPIGAWPSSSSAPRLERVLSIALIVACYCSILFTVVPCILHILFADEDLRKKVRATGPLLHLFMGGVKYTALLLRGNEIRLCAEHLEVDWQIVSRMQHRLVMMRYAKFGRYISVCCAAFMQGGVFSYCFFTALSTRPVEIGNETRIVHVLPLEFYKSLLNTDLSPANEIVLVSQFLSAFIVNSSAVGAFSLAAALAAHACGQLNILMSQITDMVNGSRDCDAKISPNETGVVVENHLRILSLISQIEDVMNQICFTEMFNTILCTCMLGYYILTEWDDHDYRNLISYFMILFSMTFNVFLLCYIGHILTEQCKQVGEVVYMTEWYCLPYKRILDLRLIIARSSVMIKITASKMFHMSIYTFGQVSMLCYNNVRQRHSHSRFMRTSCHFR from the exons ATGGTCAAGAAATCGACGGCGACCATGGAGGCGGACTTCAGCGGCTCGAGCGACTACAGTCTGCAGGTGAATCGATGGTACTTGAAGCCCATAGGCGCCTGGCCGTCGTCCTCGTCCGCGCCTAGACTGGAACGCGTCCTCTCGATAGCGTTGATCGTCGCCTGTTACTGCTCCATACTGTTCACCGTGGTCCCTTGCATCCTGCACATCCTCTTCGCGGACGAGGACCTGCGCAAGAAGGTGAGAGCGACCGGACCGCTGCTGCACCTGTTCATGGGCGGCGTCAAATACACCGCGCTCTTGTTACGTGGCAACGAGATACGTCTTTGCGCGGAGCATCTTGAAGTCGACTGGCAGATCGTGTCCAGAATGCAGCATCGACTGGTGATGATGAGGTACGCGAAGTTCGGCCGCTATATTTCCGTCTGTTGCGCCGCTTTCATGCAGGGCGGCGTTTTCTCCTATTGCTTCTTCACCGCGCTGTCCACGCGGCCCGTGGAAATCGGCAACGAGACCAGAATCGTGCACGTGCTGCCTCTAGAATTCTACAAGAGCCTGCTGAACACCGATCTGAGCCCTGCCAACGAGATCGTTCTCGTCTCGCAGTTCCTCTCCGCGTTTATAGTAAACTCCAGCGCCGTCGGAGCTTTTAGTCTCGCGGCGGCTCTCGCGGCTCATGCTTGCGGACAATTGAACATTCTGATGTCTCAGATCACCGATATGGTGAACGGATCGCGTGACTGCGACGCCAAGATCTCGCCGAACGAGACTGGAGTTGTTGTGGAAAATCATTTGAGGATTCTCAG cTTGATATCTCAGATCGAGGACGTGATGAATCAAATATGTTTCACGGAAATGTTTAACACTATCCTATGCACGTGCATGCTTGGCTATTACATTCTTACG GAATGGGACGATCACGATTACCGAAACCTGATCAGCTATTTCATGATACTGTTCTCTATGACGTTCAACGTGtttttactttgttatatCGGTCACATACTGACGGAACAG TGCAAGCAAGTCGGTGAGGTGGTATACATGACAGAATGGTACTGCTTACCTTACAAACGAATTCTTGACTTGCGACTGATCATAGCGAGGTCAAGCGTGATGATCAAGATCACCGCTAGCAAGATGTTCCACATGTCCATTTACACGTTCGGTCAAGTAAGTATGCTTTGTTATAATAACGTAAGGCAACGTCACAGCCATAGTCGCTTTATGAGAACTTCGTGTCATTTTAGATAA
- the LOC144473446 gene encoding odorant receptor 13a-like isoform X1, whose amino-acid sequence MRDRSGDRADYYLNNSNYKDDVNYTLEMCRWVMRPIGIWSFVYHRISKLEKLVSIVMLTLCFSDLLFSIIPPGHYLIFVEKNMYVTVKLLGPLGFCVSSMIKYLYLVLKGNVFKDCIVHVERDWQTVVDQRYRQIMLRQSSISRNLIILCAVFLYSGGMSYHTIMPFVSKPKMRGNVTLRPLIYPGYDTFFDSQASPTYEIIFSMHCFSGFIKYSITTAAYSLAATFVTHICGQVQIQIARLENLVENIQKNTRLNPVAVIVHEHVEILRFSKNVEEALREICLTEIVESTFILCVLEYYCLLEWQNSDVVAIFTYFMLLVSFTFNISIFCYIGEILTEQCSKIGPAAYEINWYNLPSKKAHDLVLLSVVSNYPPKLTAGKIFTLSLNTFSSVMQSSVIYLNLLRTVMT is encoded by the exons ATGCGTGATCGGTCAGGCGACCGAGCTGACTACTACCTGAACAATTCCAATTACAAAGACGATGTGAACTACACTCTAGAAATGTGTCGGTGGGTGATGCGACCGATCGGCATTTGGTCGTTCGTCTACCACCGAATCAGCAAGCTAGAGAAACTGGTGTCGATCGTCATGCTGACATTGTGCTTCTCCGATTTGTTATTCTCCATCATACCGCCAGGACACTACCTAATCTTCGTGGAGAAGAACATGTACGTCACGGTGAAGCTGCTCGGCCCGCTCGGCTTTTGCGTGTCCTCCATGATCAAGTACCTTTACCTCGTCCTGAAAGGGAACGTTTTCAAAGACTGCATCGTCCACGTGGAGCGCGACTGGCAAACGGTGGTCGACCAACGCTACCGCCAGATCATGCTCAGGCAATCGTCCATCAGCCGTAACCTGATCATCTTGTGCGCGGTCTTCCTTTACAGCGGCGGCATGTCTTATCACACCATTATGCCGTTCGTCTCGAAACCGAAGATGCGTGGCAACGTGACGTTGAGACCGTTGATTTATCCTGGTTACGACACGTTCTTCGACAGCCAAGCCAGTCCCACGTACGAGATCATTTTCTCAATGCACTGCTTCTCCGGCTTCATCAAATACAGCATCACCACCGCTGCGTACAGTTTAGCCGCGACCTTTGTCACTCATATATGCGGCCAGGTGCAAATACAGATCGCGAGGCTGGAGAATCTCGTGGAGAATATTCAGAAAAATACTCGGCTCAATCCGGTGGCGGTTATCGTTCACGAGCACGTGGAGATTCTCAG ATTTTCTAAGAACGTTGAAGAAGCTCTGCGCGAGATATGTCTAACAGAGATCGTGGAGTCGACGTTCATTTTGTGTGTGCTCGAATACTACTGTCTACTG GAATGGCAGAACAGCGACGTCGTTGCGATATTCACGTATTTCATGTTGCTCGTTTCCTTCACATTTAACATATcgatattttgttacataggTGAAATTTTGACCGAACAG tgCAGCAAGATTGGTCCAGCCGCCTATGAAATCAACTGGTACAATTTACCATCAAAAAAGGCTCACGATTTAGTTCTATTGAGTGTTGTGTCCAACTATCCTCCGAAACTAACagctggaaaaatatttaccttATCTCTAAACACGTTCAGCTCT GTAATGCAGTCGtcggttatttatttaaatttgctaCGCACAGTTATGACCTAA
- the LOC144473439 gene encoding uncharacterized protein LOC144473439 isoform X2: protein MVKKSTATMEADFSGSSDYSLQVNRWYLKPIGAWPSSSSAPRLERVLSIALIVACYCSILFTVVPCILHILFADEDLRKKVRATGPLLHLFMGGVKYTALLLRGNEIRLCAEHLEVDWQIVSRMQHRLVMMRYAKFGRYISVCCAAFMQGGVFSYCFFTALSTRPVEIGNETRIVHVLPLEFYKSLLNTDLSPANEIVLVSQFLSAFIVNSSAVGAFSLAAALAAHACGQLNILMSQITDMVNGSRDCDAKISPNETGVVVENHLRILSLISQIEDVMNQICFTEMFNTILCTCMLGYYILTEWDDHDYRNLISYFMILFSMTFNVFLLCYIGHILTEQCKQVGEVVYMTEWYCLPYKRILDLRLIIARSSVMIKITASKMFHMSIYTFGQIMKSSFAYFNLLRQAV, encoded by the exons ATGGTCAAGAAATCGACGGCGACCATGGAGGCGGACTTCAGCGGCTCGAGCGACTACAGTCTGCAGGTGAATCGATGGTACTTGAAGCCCATAGGCGCCTGGCCGTCGTCCTCGTCCGCGCCTAGACTGGAACGCGTCCTCTCGATAGCGTTGATCGTCGCCTGTTACTGCTCCATACTGTTCACCGTGGTCCCTTGCATCCTGCACATCCTCTTCGCGGACGAGGACCTGCGCAAGAAGGTGAGAGCGACCGGACCGCTGCTGCACCTGTTCATGGGCGGCGTCAAATACACCGCGCTCTTGTTACGTGGCAACGAGATACGTCTTTGCGCGGAGCATCTTGAAGTCGACTGGCAGATCGTGTCCAGAATGCAGCATCGACTGGTGATGATGAGGTACGCGAAGTTCGGCCGCTATATTTCCGTCTGTTGCGCCGCTTTCATGCAGGGCGGCGTTTTCTCCTATTGCTTCTTCACCGCGCTGTCCACGCGGCCCGTGGAAATCGGCAACGAGACCAGAATCGTGCACGTGCTGCCTCTAGAATTCTACAAGAGCCTGCTGAACACCGATCTGAGCCCTGCCAACGAGATCGTTCTCGTCTCGCAGTTCCTCTCCGCGTTTATAGTAAACTCCAGCGCCGTCGGAGCTTTTAGTCTCGCGGCGGCTCTCGCGGCTCATGCTTGCGGACAATTGAACATTCTGATGTCTCAGATCACCGATATGGTGAACGGATCGCGTGACTGCGACGCCAAGATCTCGCCGAACGAGACTGGAGTTGTTGTGGAAAATCATTTGAGGATTCTCAG cTTGATATCTCAGATCGAGGACGTGATGAATCAAATATGTTTCACGGAAATGTTTAACACTATCCTATGCACGTGCATGCTTGGCTATTACATTCTTACG GAATGGGACGATCACGATTACCGAAACCTGATCAGCTATTTCATGATACTGTTCTCTATGACGTTCAACGTGtttttactttgttatatCGGTCACATACTGACGGAACAG TGCAAGCAAGTCGGTGAGGTGGTATACATGACAGAATGGTACTGCTTACCTTACAAACGAATTCTTGACTTGCGACTGATCATAGCGAGGTCAAGCGTGATGATCAAGATCACCGCTAGCAAGATGTTCCACATGTCCATTTACACGTTCGGTCAA ATAATGAAATCTTCGTTCGCGTATTTCAATCTTCTCCGACAAGCGGTGTAA